The following proteins are co-located in the Streptomyces sp. DT2A-34 genome:
- a CDS encoding DeoR/GlpR family DNA-binding transcription regulator encodes MFAAERRQLILEMVRANGAVSLRELARVVQTSEVTVRRDVRALEAEGLLDRRHGGAVLPGGFTRESGFPQKSHLATAEKTAIADLAANFVEEGEAIVVGAGTTTQELARRLARVPGLTVVTNSLLVAQALAHANRVEVVMTGGTLRGSNYALVGSGAEQSLQGLRVSRAFISGSGLTAERGLSTSNMLSASVDRALVQAAAEVVVLADHTKLGTDTMFQTVPTEVITRLVTDDPPAHDDRAHAELQALADQGVQIAVAGATGNPGGDEVPARRRALPGPRRGQAPGAPGLRSAAAVLGEQGPERERERARVADLRRR; translated from the coding sequence GTGTTCGCTGCAGAACGTCGCCAATTGATCCTCGAAATGGTGCGAGCGAACGGGGCCGTGTCGCTCCGTGAGCTCGCCCGCGTCGTCCAGACCTCCGAAGTGACCGTACGGCGGGACGTGCGCGCACTGGAGGCAGAAGGACTCCTCGACCGCCGGCATGGCGGTGCGGTATTGCCGGGCGGGTTCACGCGGGAGTCCGGCTTTCCGCAGAAATCACATCTCGCGACCGCCGAGAAGACGGCCATCGCCGACCTCGCCGCGAACTTCGTGGAGGAGGGCGAGGCGATCGTCGTCGGGGCGGGGACCACCACGCAGGAGCTGGCACGCCGGCTCGCTCGCGTCCCCGGACTGACCGTCGTCACCAACTCCCTTCTGGTGGCGCAGGCGTTGGCCCATGCCAACCGGGTCGAGGTCGTGATGACCGGCGGCACGCTGCGTGGTTCGAACTACGCCCTGGTGGGCAGTGGCGCCGAGCAGTCCCTGCAGGGGCTGCGGGTGTCGCGGGCCTTCATCTCCGGGAGCGGGCTCACCGCCGAGCGCGGGCTGTCGACGTCCAACATGCTCTCGGCGTCCGTCGACCGGGCGCTGGTGCAGGCGGCCGCGGAGGTCGTCGTCCTTGCCGACCATACGAAGCTCGGTACGGACACCATGTTCCAGACGGTGCCCACGGAGGTCATCACCCGGCTCGTCACCGATGATCCGCCGGCGCACGACGACCGCGCCCACGCCGAGTTGCAGGCCCTGGCCGACCAGGGGGTGCAGATCGCCGTGGCCGGGGCGACCGGGAACCCGGGGGGTGACGAGGTCCCGGCGCGGCGGCGTGCCCTGCCGGGGCCGAGGCGGGGTCAGGCGCCGGGTGCGCCCGGGCTGCGGTCCGCTGCGGCGGTGCTCGGGGAGCAGGGGCCGGAGAGGGAACGGGAGCGGGCCCGGGTTGCGGATTTGCGGCGGCGTTAG
- a CDS encoding aldehyde dehydrogenase family protein produces MASAFEYAPAPESRAIVDIAPSYGLFIDGEFTEAADGKVFKTVSPSTEEVLSEIAQAGEADVDRAVKAARKAFEEWSALPGSERAKYLFRIARIIQERSRELAVLETLDNGKPIKETRDADLPLVAAHFFYYAGWADKLDHAGFGANPRPLGVAGQVIPWNFPLLMLAWKIAPALATGNTVVLKPAETTPLSALFFADICRQAGLPKGVVNIVTGDGRTGAALVAHPDVNKVAFTGSTAVGKEIARTVAGSRKKLTLELGGKGANIVFDDAPIDQAVEGIVNGIFFNQGQVCCAGSRLLVQESIQDELLDALKRRLSTLRLGDPLDKNTDIGAINSEEQLTRITSLVEQGEAEGAERWSPACELPESGYWFAPTLFTNVTQAHRIARDEIFGPVLSVLTFRTPDEAVAKANNTPYGLSAGIWTEKGSRILAVANKLRAGVVWSNTFNKFDPTSPFGGYKESGFGREGGRHGLEAYLDV; encoded by the coding sequence ATGGCATCGGCATTCGAATACGCACCGGCCCCCGAGTCCCGCGCGATCGTCGACATCGCGCCCTCCTACGGCCTGTTCATCGACGGCGAGTTCACCGAGGCGGCCGACGGCAAGGTCTTCAAGACCGTCTCGCCGTCCACCGAGGAGGTCCTCTCCGAGATCGCCCAGGCCGGCGAGGCGGACGTGGACCGCGCGGTGAAGGCCGCCCGCAAGGCCTTCGAGGAGTGGTCGGCGCTGCCCGGCTCCGAGCGCGCGAAGTACCTGTTCCGTATCGCCCGGATCATCCAGGAGCGAAGCCGTGAGCTGGCGGTCCTGGAGACGCTGGACAACGGAAAGCCCATCAAGGAGACGAGGGACGCCGACCTGCCCCTCGTAGCCGCGCACTTCTTCTACTACGCAGGCTGGGCGGACAAGCTCGACCACGCGGGCTTCGGCGCGAACCCGCGCCCGCTCGGCGTCGCGGGCCAGGTCATCCCCTGGAACTTCCCGCTGTTGATGCTGGCATGGAAGATCGCTCCGGCGCTGGCAACCGGCAACACGGTGGTACTGAAGCCGGCCGAGACGACCCCGTTGAGCGCCCTCTTCTTCGCGGACATCTGCCGCCAGGCGGGCCTGCCCAAGGGTGTTGTCAACATCGTGACCGGCGACGGAAGGACGGGCGCCGCGCTCGTCGCGCACCCGGACGTCAACAAGGTCGCCTTCACCGGCTCCACGGCCGTCGGCAAGGAGATCGCCCGCACGGTCGCCGGCAGCCGCAAGAAGCTCACCCTGGAACTGGGCGGCAAGGGCGCCAACATCGTCTTCGACGACGCCCCCATCGACCAGGCCGTCGAAGGCATCGTCAACGGGATCTTCTTCAACCAGGGCCAGGTCTGCTGCGCGGGCAGCCGCCTGCTGGTCCAGGAGTCGATCCAGGACGAGCTGCTGGATGCCCTGAAACGCCGCCTGTCGACCCTGCGCCTGGGCGACCCCCTCGACAAGAACACCGACATCGGCGCGATCAACTCCGAGGAGCAGCTCACCCGCATCACCTCGCTCGTCGAGCAGGGCGAGGCGGAGGGCGCCGAGCGCTGGTCCCCGGCGTGCGAGCTGCCCGAGAGCGGCTACTGGTTCGCGCCGACGCTCTTCACGAACGTCACCCAGGCGCACCGGATCGCCCGCGACGAGATCTTCGGCCCGGTCCTGTCGGTCCTCACCTTCCGCACGCCGGACGAGGCCGTCGCCAAGGCCAACAACACCCCGTACGGCCTGTCGGCGGGCATCTGGACGGAGAAGGGTTCGCGGATCCTGGCCGTGGCCAACAAGCTCCGCGCAGGCGTCGTCTGGTCCAACACGTTCAACAAGTTCGACCCGACCTCGCCGTTCGGCGGCTACAAGGAGTCGGGCTTCGGCCGCGAGGGCGGCCGCCACGGCCTGGAGGCGTACCTCGATGTCTGA
- a CDS encoding NAD(P)H-quinone dehydrogenase has protein sequence MEYVTRIVIIGGGPGGYEAALVAAQLGAEVTVVDCDGLGGASVLTDCVPSKTLIATAEVMTTFDSSYEELGIIVADDTPHIDTPARVVGVDLGKVNRRVKRLALAQSHDITASVTRAGARVLRGRGRLEGMQALDGSRKVVVRAADGTEETLVADAVLIATGGHPRELPDAQPDGERILNWTQVYDLTELPEELIVVGSGVTGAEFAGAYQALGSRVTLVSSRDRVLPGEDPDAAAVLEDVFRRRGMNVMARSRAAAAKRVGDRVEVTLADGRVISGSHCLMAVGAIPNSEGMGLEEAGVKLRESGHIWTDKVSRTTAPGVYAAGDVTGVFALASVAAMQGRIAMYHFLGDAVAPLNLKTVSSNVFTDPEIATVGYTQADVDAGKIDARVVKLPLLRNPRAKMQGIRDGFVKIFCRPGTGIVVGGVVVAPRASELIHPISIAVDNNLTVEQIANAFTVYPSLSGSIAEVARQLHTRKSGDEI, from the coding sequence ATGGAGTACGTGACTCGGATCGTGATCATCGGTGGCGGACCCGGCGGATACGAGGCGGCCCTGGTGGCCGCCCAGCTCGGCGCGGAGGTGACCGTCGTCGACTGCGACGGCCTGGGCGGGGCGTCGGTGCTCACCGACTGCGTGCCCTCGAAGACCCTCATCGCCACGGCCGAGGTGATGACGACCTTCGATTCCTCGTACGAGGAGCTGGGGATCATCGTCGCCGACGACACCCCGCACATCGACACGCCCGCGCGTGTCGTGGGCGTCGACCTGGGCAAGGTCAACCGGCGTGTGAAGCGGCTCGCGCTCGCGCAGTCCCACGACATCACCGCCTCCGTCACGCGGGCCGGTGCGCGCGTGCTGCGCGGGCGCGGTCGGCTGGAGGGCATGCAGGCCCTCGACGGCTCGCGCAAGGTCGTGGTGCGGGCCGCGGACGGCACCGAGGAGACCCTCGTCGCCGATGCCGTACTCATCGCCACCGGCGGTCACCCGCGCGAGCTGCCCGACGCCCAGCCCGACGGCGAGCGCATCCTCAACTGGACCCAGGTCTACGACCTCACCGAGCTGCCCGAGGAGCTCATCGTGGTCGGGTCGGGTGTCACCGGTGCCGAGTTCGCCGGCGCCTACCAGGCGCTCGGGTCGCGGGTCACCCTCGTGTCGTCCCGGGACCGGGTGCTGCCGGGTGAGGACCCGGACGCCGCCGCCGTCCTCGAAGACGTCTTCCGGCGCCGTGGCATGAACGTCATGGCCCGCTCGCGCGCCGCCGCCGCCAAGCGCGTCGGCGACCGGGTGGAGGTCACCCTCGCCGACGGGCGTGTCATCAGCGGCAGCCACTGCCTCATGGCCGTCGGCGCCATCCCGAACTCCGAGGGCATGGGCCTGGAGGAGGCCGGCGTCAAGCTGCGCGAGTCCGGTCACATCTGGACCGACAAGGTGTCCAGGACGACCGCGCCGGGTGTGTACGCCGCCGGTGACGTGACCGGTGTCTTCGCCCTCGCGTCGGTGGCGGCGATGCAGGGACGTATCGCCATGTACCACTTCCTCGGCGACGCGGTGGCCCCGCTCAACCTGAAGACCGTCTCCTCCAACGTCTTCACCGACCCCGAGATCGCCACCGTCGGCTACACCCAGGCGGACGTGGACGCGGGCAAGATCGACGCCCGGGTCGTCAAGCTGCCGCTGCTGCGCAACCCGCGCGCCAAGATGCAGGGCATCCGGGACGGCTTCGTCAAGATCTTCTGCCGTCCGGGTACGGGCATCGTGGTCGGCGGTGTGGTCGTGGCGCCGCGCGCCTCGGAACTGATCCACCCGATCTCGATCGCGGTCGACAACAATCTGACGGTCGAACAGATCGCGAACGCCTTCACCGTGTACCCCTCCCTTTCGGGGTCGATCGCCGAGGTGGCACGGCAGCTGCACACACGGAAGTCCGGCGACGAGATCTGA
- a CDS encoding biotin carboxylase N-terminal domain-containing protein — protein sequence MRKVLIANRGEIAVRVARACRDAGIASVAVYADPDRDALHVRVADEAFALGGDTPATSYLDIDKVLKAARESGADAIHPGYGFLSENADFAQAVLDAGLIWIGPPPQAIRDLGDKVAARHIAQRAGAPLVAGTPDPVSGAEEVVAFAEEHGLPIAIKAAFGGGGRGLKVARTLEEVPELYDSAVREAVAAFGRGECFVERYLDKPRHVETQCLADSHGNVVVVSTRDCSLQRRHQKLVEEAPAPFLSDEQVAELYSSSKAILKEAGYVGAGTVEFLVGLDGTISFLEVNTRLQVEHPVTEEVAGIDLVREMFRIADGEELGYDDPPLRGHSFEFRINGEDPGRNFLPAPGTVTTFTAPSGPGVRLDAGVESGSVIGPAWDSLLAKLIVTGATREQALQRAARALAEFQVEGMATAIPFHRAVVTDPAFAPELTGSSEPFTVHTRWIETEFVNDIKPFAAPADTEADEEAGRETVVVEVGGKRLEVSLPASLGMTLARTGLAAGAKPKRRAAKKSGPAASGDTLASPMQGTIVKVAVEEGQEVKEGDLIVVLEAMKMEQPLNAHKSGTIKGLSAEVGASLTSGAPICEIKD from the coding sequence GTGCGCAAGGTGCTCATCGCCAACCGTGGCGAAATCGCTGTCCGCGTGGCCCGGGCCTGCCGGGACGCCGGGATCGCGAGCGTGGCCGTCTATGCCGACCCGGACCGGGACGCTCTGCATGTCCGCGTCGCGGATGAGGCGTTCGCCCTGGGCGGTGACACTCCGGCCACCAGCTACCTGGACATCGACAAGGTCCTCAAGGCCGCGCGTGAGTCCGGGGCGGACGCGATCCACCCGGGCTACGGCTTCCTCTCCGAGAACGCCGACTTCGCCCAGGCGGTCCTGGACGCCGGTCTGATCTGGATCGGCCCGCCCCCGCAGGCCATCCGCGACCTCGGCGACAAGGTGGCCGCCCGGCACATCGCCCAGCGCGCCGGCGCCCCTCTCGTGGCCGGCACGCCCGACCCCGTGAGCGGGGCCGAGGAAGTCGTCGCCTTCGCCGAGGAGCACGGCCTGCCGATCGCCATCAAGGCCGCCTTCGGTGGTGGCGGACGCGGTCTGAAGGTCGCCCGCACGCTCGAAGAGGTACCCGAGCTGTACGACTCCGCCGTCCGCGAGGCCGTAGCCGCCTTCGGCCGCGGTGAGTGCTTCGTCGAGCGCTACCTCGACAAGCCGCGGCACGTGGAGACCCAGTGCCTGGCCGACTCCCACGGCAACGTGGTCGTCGTGTCGACGCGTGACTGCTCGCTGCAGCGCCGCCACCAGAAGCTGGTCGAGGAGGCCCCCGCGCCGTTCCTCTCCGACGAGCAGGTCGCCGAGCTGTACTCCTCCTCCAAGGCGATCCTGAAGGAGGCCGGCTACGTCGGCGCCGGCACGGTGGAGTTCCTCGTCGGCCTGGACGGCACGATCTCCTTCCTGGAGGTCAACACGCGTCTGCAGGTGGAGCACCCGGTCACCGAGGAGGTCGCCGGCATCGACCTGGTGCGGGAGATGTTCCGCATCGCCGACGGTGAGGAACTCGGCTACGACGACCCGCCGCTGCGCGGCCATTCCTTCGAGTTCCGCATCAACGGCGAGGACCCGGGCCGCAACTTCCTGCCCGCCCCCGGCACGGTCACGACGTTCACCGCGCCGTCGGGTCCGGGTGTGCGTCTGGACGCGGGCGTGGAGTCCGGTTCCGTGATCGGCCCGGCCTGGGACTCCCTGCTGGCCAAGCTGATCGTCACCGGCGCCACCCGCGAGCAGGCGCTGCAGCGCGCCGCCCGTGCGCTGGCCGAGTTCCAGGTGGAGGGCATGGCCACCGCCATCCCGTTCCACCGCGCGGTGGTCACCGACCCGGCGTTCGCGCCGGAACTGACCGGCTCCAGCGAGCCGTTCACGGTCCACACCCGCTGGATCGAGACCGAGTTCGTCAACGACATCAAGCCCTTCGCCGCTCCCGCCGACACCGAGGCGGACGAGGAAGCCGGCCGTGAGACGGTCGTGGTCGAGGTCGGCGGCAAGCGCCTTGAGGTCTCCCTGCCGGCCTCGCTCGGCATGACCCTGGCCCGCACCGGCCTCGCGGCAGGGGCCAAGCCCAAGCGCCGCGCGGCCAAGAAGTCCGGCCCCGCGGCCTCCGGCGACACCCTCGCCTCCCCGATGCAGGGCACCATCGTCAAGGTGGCCGTCGAGGAGGGCCAGGAGGTCAAGGAAGGCGACCTGATCGTCGTCCTTGAGGCGATGAAGATGGAACAGCCCCTGAACGCGCACAAGTCCGGCACCATCAAGGGCCTGTCCGCCGAGGTCGGCGCCTCCCTCACCTCCGGCGCCCCCATCTGCGAGATCAAGGACTGA
- a CDS encoding purine-nucleoside phosphorylase: MNASLLPDDIQGDPHAAADAAAARLRELTGAETHDVALVMGSGWAPAVGALGAPEAEFQVTELPGFPPPAVEGHGGKIRSYRIGNKRTLVFLGRTHYYEGRGVAAVAHGVRTAVAAGCKTLVLTNGCGGLREGMRPGQPVLISDHINLTATSPIVGANFVDLTDLYSPRLRALCKEIDPTLEEGVYAQFPGPHYETPAEIRMARVIGADLVGMSTVLEAIAAREAGAEVLGISLVTNLAAGMTGEPLNHEEVLQAGRDSATRMGSLLAQVLGRL; this comes from the coding sequence GTGAACGCATCTCTTCTTCCGGACGACATCCAGGGCGACCCCCACGCCGCCGCCGACGCCGCCGCCGCGCGCCTGCGCGAACTCACCGGCGCCGAGACCCACGACGTCGCCCTCGTGATGGGCTCCGGCTGGGCGCCGGCCGTGGGCGCCCTCGGCGCCCCCGAGGCCGAGTTCCAGGTCACCGAGCTGCCCGGGTTCCCCCCGCCGGCGGTGGAAGGGCACGGCGGCAAGATCCGCTCCTACCGGATCGGCAACAAGCGCACCCTCGTCTTCCTGGGCCGCACCCACTACTACGAGGGCCGCGGGGTGGCGGCGGTGGCCCACGGTGTCCGCACCGCCGTGGCGGCGGGCTGCAAGACGCTCGTCCTCACCAACGGCTGCGGCGGCCTGCGTGAGGGTATGCGCCCCGGCCAGCCGGTCCTGATCAGCGACCACATCAACCTCACGGCGACGTCGCCGATCGTCGGCGCGAACTTCGTCGACCTGACGGACCTGTACTCGCCGCGCCTGCGTGCCCTGTGCAAGGAGATCGACCCCACGCTGGAGGAGGGTGTCTACGCCCAGTTCCCCGGCCCGCACTACGAGACTCCGGCCGAGATCCGCATGGCCCGCGTGATCGGCGCGGACCTGGTGGGCATGTCGACGGTGCTGGAGGCCATCGCGGCGCGTGAGGCGGGCGCGGAGGTGCTGGGCATCTCGCTGGTGACGAACCTCGCGGCGGGCATGACGGGCGAGCCCCTCAACCACGAGGAGGTTCTGCAGGCCGGGCGCGACTCGGCGACGCGGATGGGGTCGCTGCTGGCGCAGGTGCTGGGGCGGCTGTAG
- a CDS encoding TetR/AcrR family transcriptional regulator encodes MARPPAGMRADARRNYERLVTEARSAFAERGTDASLEDVARRAGVGIGTLYRHFPNRDALLSAVFEDAVGDLLTRSRELLHAPEPCAALVTWLREMVTHAGEYRGLARSLMSVSYDNTSALARCSGPIREAGGALLARAQEAGRVREDVAIGDLLQLTHAIALAAEETPGDPELADRLLMLTLRGLKAD; translated from the coding sequence ATGGCCCGGCCGCCGGCAGGCATGCGAGCCGATGCCCGCCGCAACTACGAGCGCCTGGTCACCGAGGCCCGCTCCGCCTTCGCCGAACGCGGCACGGACGCGTCCTTGGAGGACGTGGCCCGCCGCGCGGGCGTCGGAATCGGCACGCTGTACCGCCACTTCCCCAACCGCGACGCCCTGCTGAGCGCGGTCTTCGAGGACGCGGTCGGCGACCTCCTGACCCGCTCCCGTGAACTCCTGCACGCCCCGGAGCCGTGCGCGGCCCTGGTGACATGGCTGCGCGAGATGGTCACCCACGCCGGGGAGTACCGGGGCCTGGCCAGGTCCCTGATGTCCGTGTCGTACGACAACACCTCGGCCCTGGCCCGGTGCAGCGGCCCGATCAGAGAAGCGGGCGGCGCACTACTGGCACGCGCACAGGAGGCGGGCAGGGTCCGGGAGGACGTGGCGATCGGCGACCTACTGCAACTGACCCACGCGATCGCACTGGCGGCGGAGGAGACGCCGGGAGATCCGGAGTTGGCCGACCGGTTGCTGATGCTGACGCTGCGGGGCCTGAAAGCAGACTGA
- the deoC gene encoding deoxyribose-phosphate aldolase: protein MPTNALTAAHALTDVTASDSMLRRFLHGLPGVDAVGLEGRAASLGTRSIKTTAKAYAIDLAISMVDLTTLEGADTPGKVRALGAKAVHPDPTDRTTPATAAVCVYPDMVATAKEAVAGSTVKVASVATAFPAGRAPLAVKLADVREAVAAGADEIDMVIDRGAFLAGHYRKVYDEIVAVKEACGTSARLKVIFETGELSTYDNIRRASWLGMLAGADFIKTSTGKVAVNATPANTLLMLEAVRDFRTQTGIQVGVKPAGGIRTTKDAIKFLVLVNETAGEDWLDNHWFRFGASSLLNDLLMQRQKLATGRYSGPDYVTVD, encoded by the coding sequence ATGCCCACCAATGCACTGACCGCAGCTCACGCCCTCACGGACGTGACCGCGTCCGACAGCATGCTGCGCCGCTTCCTCCACGGGCTGCCCGGCGTCGACGCGGTCGGCCTGGAGGGGCGTGCCGCGTCCCTCGGCACCCGTTCCATCAAGACGACCGCGAAGGCGTACGCCATCGACCTCGCCATCTCGATGGTCGACCTGACGACGCTGGAAGGCGCGGATACCCCGGGCAAGGTCCGGGCGCTCGGCGCCAAGGCGGTCCACCCCGACCCCACCGACCGTACGACTCCGGCGACCGCGGCCGTCTGCGTCTATCCGGACATGGTGGCCACCGCGAAGGAGGCCGTCGCCGGCTCGACCGTCAAGGTCGCCTCGGTCGCCACCGCCTTCCCGGCGGGCCGCGCCCCGCTCGCCGTGAAGCTGGCGGACGTGCGCGAGGCCGTCGCCGCCGGTGCCGACGAGATCGACATGGTCATCGACCGCGGGGCGTTCCTCGCGGGCCACTACAGGAAGGTGTACGACGAGATCGTCGCCGTGAAGGAGGCCTGCGGGACCAGCGCCCGCCTCAAGGTCATCTTCGAGACCGGCGAGCTGTCGACGTACGACAACATCCGGCGGGCGAGCTGGCTCGGCATGCTGGCGGGCGCCGACTTCATCAAGACGTCCACCGGCAAGGTCGCCGTGAACGCCACGCCCGCGAACACCCTCCTTATGCTGGAAGCGGTACGCGACTTCCGTACCCAGACCGGCATCCAGGTCGGCGTGAAGCCGGCCGGCGGCATCAGGACGACCAAGGACGCCATCAAGTTCCTCGTCCTGGTCAACGAGACCGCGGGCGAGGACTGGCTGGACAACCACTGGTTCCGCTTCGGCGCCTCCTCGCTCCTGAACGACCTGCTGATGCAGCGTCAGAAGCTGGCCACCGGCCGCTACTCCGGCCCCGACTACGTGACGGTGGACTGA
- a CDS encoding phospho-sugar mutase, protein MHDDLIARAQAWLAEDPDPETRDELAKLIEAADVEELAARFSGTLQFGTAGLRGELGAGPMRMNRTVVIRAAAGLAAYLKKNGHENGLVVIGYDARHKSEDFARDTAAVMTGAGLRAAVLPRPLPTPVLAYAIRHLGAVAGVEVTASHNPPRDNGYKVYLGDGSQIVPPADIDIAEEIAAVPSLTVVPRPTEGWETLDDSVLDAYLARTDAVLAPDSPRTARTVYTAMHGVGKDVLLAAFARAGFPPPALVAEQADPDPDFPTVAFPNPEEPGAMDLAFAKARETDPDLVIANDPDADRCAAAVRDGDAWRMLRGDEVGALLAANLVNRGAQGTFAESIVSSSLLGRIAEKAGLAYEETLTGFKWIARVDGLRYGYEEALGYCVDPEGVRDKDGITAALLITELASVLKAEGRTLLDLLDDLAVEHGLHATDQLSVRVQDLSVIANAMRRLREQPPTELAGLAITRAEDLTQGTETLPPTDGLRYTLEGARVIVRPSGTEPKLKCYLEVVVPVATHADLPAARARATELLETIKRDLSSAAGI, encoded by the coding sequence GTGCACGACGATCTCATCGCCCGGGCCCAGGCATGGCTTGCCGAGGACCCGGACCCGGAGACCCGCGACGAGCTCGCCAAGCTCATCGAGGCCGCGGACGTCGAAGAGCTCGCCGCACGCTTCAGCGGCACGCTCCAGTTCGGCACCGCGGGCCTCCGCGGAGAGCTCGGCGCCGGCCCCATGCGCATGAACCGCACCGTCGTCATCCGCGCCGCAGCCGGCCTCGCCGCGTACCTCAAGAAGAACGGCCACGAGAACGGCCTCGTCGTCATCGGCTACGACGCCCGCCACAAGTCGGAGGACTTCGCCCGCGACACGGCCGCCGTGATGACGGGAGCGGGCCTGCGCGCCGCCGTACTCCCCCGCCCCCTCCCCACCCCCGTCCTGGCCTACGCCATAAGGCACCTGGGCGCGGTCGCCGGAGTCGAGGTCACCGCCAGCCACAACCCGCCCCGCGACAACGGCTACAAGGTCTACCTCGGCGACGGCTCCCAGATCGTCCCGCCCGCGGACATCGACATCGCGGAGGAGATCGCCGCCGTCCCGTCCCTCACCGTCGTCCCCCGCCCCACCGAAGGCTGGGAGACCCTCGACGACAGCGTCCTCGACGCCTACCTCGCCCGCACCGACGCGGTCCTCGCCCCCGACTCCCCCCGCACCGCCCGCACCGTCTACACGGCGATGCACGGCGTCGGCAAGGACGTCCTCCTCGCCGCCTTCGCACGCGCCGGCTTCCCGCCCCCGGCCCTGGTCGCCGAGCAGGCCGACCCCGACCCGGACTTCCCCACCGTCGCCTTCCCCAACCCGGAAGAGCCCGGCGCGATGGACCTCGCCTTCGCCAAGGCCCGCGAGACCGACCCCGACCTCGTCATCGCCAACGACCCCGACGCCGACCGCTGCGCCGCGGCCGTCAGGGACGGGGATGCGTGGCGGATGCTGCGCGGCGACGAGGTGGGCGCCCTGCTCGCCGCCAACCTGGTGAACCGCGGAGCACAGGGCACCTTCGCCGAGTCGATCGTCTCCTCCTCCCTCCTCGGCCGTATCGCCGAGAAGGCGGGGCTGGCGTACGAGGAGACCCTCACCGGCTTCAAGTGGATCGCCCGGGTCGACGGCCTGCGCTACGGCTACGAGGAGGCCCTCGGCTACTGCGTCGACCCCGAGGGCGTACGCGACAAGGACGGCATCACCGCCGCCCTGCTGATCACCGAACTCGCCTCCGTGCTCAAGGCCGAGGGCCGCACGCTCCTCGACCTGCTCGACGACCTCGCAGTGGAGCACGGCCTGCACGCCACCGACCAGCTCTCGGTCCGCGTCCAGGACCTGTCGGTCATCGCGAACGCCATGCGCCGACTGCGCGAGCAGCCGCCGACCGAGCTCGCCGGCCTGGCCATCACCCGCGCCGAGGACCTCACCCAGGGCACCGAGACGCTCCCGCCCACCGACGGCCTGCGCTACACCCTCGAGGGCGCCCGCGTCATCGTGCGCCCCAGTGGCACGGAGCCCAAGCTGAAGTGCTACCTGGAGGTCGTCGTCCCGGTCGCGACCCACGCCGACCTCCCGGCCGCCCGTGCCAGGGCGACGGAGCTGCTGGAGACGATCAAGCGGGACCTGTCGTCGGCGGCAGGCATCTGA
- a CDS encoding gamma-glutamylcyclotransferase yields MSLYAAYAGNLDARLMTRRAPHSPLRATGWLNGWRLTFGGEQLGWDGALVTLVEEPKEQVFVALYDIAPMDEESLDRWEGVGLGIYRRLRVRVDTLEGEEPAWVYVLNAYEGGLPSARYLGELADAAESAGAPHDYVMELRKRPC; encoded by the coding sequence ATGTCGCTCTACGCCGCGTACGCCGGCAATCTCGACGCGCGGCTGATGACCCGCCGCGCCCCGCACTCGCCGCTGCGCGCCACCGGCTGGCTGAACGGGTGGCGACTGACGTTCGGGGGCGAGCAACTGGGCTGGGACGGCGCGCTGGTGACGCTCGTCGAGGAGCCGAAGGAGCAGGTCTTCGTCGCGCTGTACGACATCGCCCCGATGGACGAGGAGTCCCTGGACCGCTGGGAGGGCGTCGGCCTGGGCATCTACCGGCGGCTCCGGGTACGGGTGGACACGCTGGAGGGCGAGGAGCCGGCGTGGGTCTACGTGCTGAACGCCTACGAGGGCGGGCTGCCGTCGGCCCGCTACCTGGGCGAGCTCGCGGACGCGGCGGAGTCGGCGGGCGCACCGCACGACTACGTGATGGAGCTGCGGAAGCGCCCCTGCTGA
- a CDS encoding PH domain-containing protein, with protein MTTPEHQSPTPDPAPKDRVFRSPMGIVGGVALLAIVLWLGGDALVRGEGRTQWLALAALILIVPLVSAFTLRPAVYANEDRLRIRNPLRVIVLPWGQVAALRSGYSNEVVTKSGTKFQLWAVPVSLRARKKAARRSARAAAERSAAARGERGGRAGGAMGFGGLGFGAPRGDVDAEGPTRAETDKVIDDLRELLEQRETAESAQGEVTVRWAYEVAGPVVAGALLLVILLVVG; from the coding sequence ATGACGACCCCGGAGCATCAGTCACCCACGCCGGACCCCGCGCCGAAGGACCGCGTCTTCCGCTCGCCCATGGGCATCGTCGGCGGTGTCGCGCTGCTGGCCATCGTGCTCTGGCTGGGCGGCGACGCGCTGGTGCGGGGCGAGGGGCGCACGCAGTGGCTGGCGCTCGCGGCGCTGATCCTGATCGTGCCGCTGGTGTCCGCGTTCACCCTGCGACCCGCCGTCTACGCCAACGAGGACCGACTGCGCATCCGCAACCCGCTCCGCGTGATCGTCCTGCCCTGGGGCCAGGTCGCCGCACTCCGGTCCGGTTACTCGAACGAGGTCGTCACCAAGTCCGGCACCAAGTTCCAGCTCTGGGCGGTCCCGGTCTCGCTGCGGGCCCGCAAGAAGGCGGCGCGGCGCTCGGCCCGTGCGGCCGCGGAGCGGAGCGCTGCCGCGCGGGGTGAGCGGGGTGGCCGCGCGGGCGGGGCGATGGGGTTCGGAGGGCTCGGGTTCGGGGCGCCGCGAGGCGATGTCGACGCGGAGGGGCCCACGCGGGCCGAGACCGACAAGGTCATCGACGACCTGCGCGAACTGCTGGAGCAGCGGGAGACGGCGGAGTCCGCGCAGGGTGAGGTGACCGTGCGGTGGGCTTATGAGGTGGCGGGGCCGGTGGTTGCGGGGGCTTTGTTGCTGGTGATTTTGCTGGTGGTGGGGTAG